CGACTCCTACGCCCAGGTGCACGGCAGCGAGGTGTTCCTGCACAAGGCGCACATCGCCCCCTACGTGTACGCGGGCCGCGAGAACCACCTGCCCGAGCGCGTGCGCAAGCTGCTCATGCACCGGCGCGAGATACACCGCCTGGGCGGCCGGCTGCGCGAGAAGGGACTCACCCTGGTCCCGCTCGAGCTGTACTTCAAGAACGGCCGGGCCAAGGTCGAGCTCGGGCTGGCGCGCGGCAAGAAGCTCCACGACAAGCGCCAGGCGATCGCCGACCGCGAGTCCGACCGGCGCCTGCGCCAGGTGACCCGGCGCCACGCGAAGCGGGGCGGCGGATGAAGGCCGCCTGCCCCGCCGTGCTGCTGCTCGCCCTGTGCGGCTGCCAGAGCGCGCCGGTCGAGTACCGCCACAACCGCTGGGACTACTGGAGCTTCGCCAAGCGCTTCGCCGACCTGCCCGAGCCGAACTATCTGCCCTGGGCGCTGCACCGCGAGCTCCTGCCCGACGGCAAGGAGGGCCTGGTGGTGTGCCGCTGGGCCGACGACGCGCTGCCGCTGCGCTACTTCGTGGAGCCGCCGGTGATTCCCGAGTCACTCGCCGGCGAGTGGGCGGAGCGCCGGCCCGAGGACTACGTGACCGCGGTCGACGAGGCGTTCGCGCTCTGGCAGCGCGCGCTCGGCGGCCCGGCCCGCTTCCAGAGCGTGGCGAGCCGCAAGGAGGCGCAGGTCACGATCCACCTCGCCGCCGAGGTCGAAGAGGTCGAGGAAGGGCAGGTGCTCGGCGTGGTGCACGGCGAGGCCGAGCGCTGCACGGTCACCAAGGCCGGCCCCGGCGCCGACCAGGTGCAGATCCGCTTCGCGCCCCACGACGCCTCGGTGTTCATCGCGGACTCGGTCGGCCTGCTCACGCCGCGCCAGGTGCGCGCGGTGGCGCTGCACGAGATCGGCCACGTGCTGGGTGTCTCGGGCCAGCACAGTCCCCTGGCGGGCGACGTCATGTTCCCGGTCGCGGGCGACCGGCGCATCGAGGCGCTGTCGGAGCACGACAAGAACACGCTGCGCGCGCTCTACTCACTCCCGCCCGGCACGATCTACGCGCGCCTGGCCGAGGTGCAGCCGCCCAAGATCGGCGCCGTGCGGCGCGAGCCGCCCACGCTCGCGGGCGAGACCATCGACCCGCGCCACGGCTTCGAGGTGCACTTCCCGAAGGGCTGGCAGGTGATCAAGACGCCGAGCGGCTGGATCGCCGTCGACGGAGTGTCTTGGGACTACGACGCGTCGATCCAGGTCGTGGCCTCGCGCGGCGACGTGGGCTCGCACCTGTCGCTCCTGGCCGGGCGCAGCCGCGCGCGCGGCGACGACGTGCGCCGCGAGGTGTTCGAGCTCGACGGCGAGACGGTCGCGCGCCTGATCGCGCGCGGCCCCGAGCGCGCCGAGCAGAGCGACGTGGTCGACTGGGGTGACGGCTTCGTGCTGGTGGTCATGGCCGACGCAGCCACCAAGGACTTCGAGTTCTACCGGCCCTGGTTCCAGCGCGTGCTGCTGTCGGTGCAGCACATCGACTCACCGGTCACTCGGAAGCCGAAGGCTTCGCGCTGAGCCAGCGCCGCGCGAATACCGTGCACACCAGCGCCGCG
The nucleotide sequence above comes from Myxococcota bacterium. Encoded proteins:
- the smpB gene encoding SsrA-binding protein SmpB → MAEPPRKSICKNRKARFQYSIEETIEAGLVLTGSEVKSLRAGGANLVDSYAQVHGSEVFLHKAHIAPYVYAGRENHLPERVRKLLMHRREIHRLGGRLREKGLTLVPLELYFKNGRAKVELGLARGKKLHDKRQAIADRESDRRLRQVTRRHAKRGGG
- a CDS encoding matrixin family metalloprotease; the protein is MKAACPAVLLLALCGCQSAPVEYRHNRWDYWSFAKRFADLPEPNYLPWALHRELLPDGKEGLVVCRWADDALPLRYFVEPPVIPESLAGEWAERRPEDYVTAVDEAFALWQRALGGPARFQSVASRKEAQVTIHLAAEVEEVEEGQVLGVVHGEAERCTVTKAGPGADQVQIRFAPHDASVFIADSVGLLTPRQVRAVALHEIGHVLGVSGQHSPLAGDVMFPVAGDRRIEALSEHDKNTLRALYSLPPGTIYARLAEVQPPKIGAVRREPPTLAGETIDPRHGFEVHFPKGWQVIKTPSGWIAVDGVSWDYDASIQVVASRGDVGSHLSLLAGRSRARGDDVRREVFELDGETVARLIARGPERAEQSDVVDWGDGFVLVVMADAATKDFEFYRPWFQRVLLSVQHIDSPVTRKPKASR